GGCTATCTTGCGCATCATTTAGTCACTTGGCCGGAGGTGATTGGTCTATTGTCTCGATTACCTTTTTAGCCTCAGCTATTGGCATGATCGTAAGACAAGAGATAGGTCATCGGCACTTTAATCCTTTAATTAACTTTGCTGTAACGGCTTTTGTCACCACACTTATTTCCGCTCAAGCGATGGTATATGGTATTGGTAACCACCCTTTTATAGCAATGGCATCTTCAGTATTGATGTTGGTTCCTGGTTTTCCATTGATCAACTCTGTTGCTGATATGGTTAAGGGGTACATAAATATAGGTATTGCCCGTTTTGTAATGGGAAGTCTGTTAACACTGGCAACCTGTTTAGGTATCGTTGGTGCAATGACGCTGGTCGGCGTCTGGGGGTGGGTAGGATAATGGAAATAGTAATTGGTCTTCTAAATGATATGTTTTTTGCCTCTATTCCTGCTGTCGGTTTTGCTCTTGTATTTAATGTCCCACAAAAAGCACTAAAGTATTGCGCGGTTGGTGGTGCGATTGGACATGGTTCAAGGTATCTGATGCTTCAATATGGTGTGCCTATAGAATGGGCGACTTTTTTTGCTGCGACAATCGTTGGTATGATTGGTGTCTATTGGTCTCGAAAGTTTTTGGCTCATCCAAAGGTGTTTACCGTCGCGGCATTAATACCCATGGTTCCTGGTGTCTTTGCTTTTAAAGCCATGATCGCATTAGTAGAGATAAATCATTTGGGTTATACCCCTGAATTGGTATCGGTATTGATGGAGAACTTTTTGAAAGCGATGTTTATTATCGCAGGCCTTGCCATTGGATTGGCGATGCCAGGCTTACTCTTCTATCGACGCAGATCCGTGATTTAAACGAGAAGTATCATAAAATGAAAATTAGCATGATAGCCGCAATGGCGAAAAACAGAGTGATAGGTAAAGAGAATCAAATGCCCTGGCATTTACCCGCTGATTTCGCTTGGTTTAAGCGATGTACTATGGGGAAGCCGATTATTATGGGTCGTAAGACCTATGATTCTATTGGCCGTCCTCTTCCTGGCAGACAAAACATTGTCATTAGTCGTGATGTATCGCGAGTGATAGAAGGTGTAGATTGTGTTACTTCGCTTGAACAAGCGGTTGAGCTTGTTACTGAGCATGATGAAGTGATGATAATTGGTGGTGGATCTATCTATCAAGCGTGTTTAGAGAAAGCGGACTGCTTGTATTTAACCTACATAGAATTAAATGTAGAGGGTGATACCAAGTTTCCTGATTGGGGAGACGAGTGGAAAGAGACCTATTCGGAGTCGTTTTTAGCGGATGAAAAAAATGCTCATGACATGCGGTTTGTCGTTCTTGAAAAATGTGCCTCTTTGGACACGTAGATTCTATTTACAGTAGGGCCTAATCCGTCAGTTTAAGCTAATTGCTCTGTGGTTGTTGACAATTAGCTTAAGCTATCTTGGCTGAAAAAGGTTTTATCTTCCCAGCGCAGCATGGTTAAAGTGCCACCCCAGACACAGCCAGTATCTAAACCTATCGCGTGTTTATTTTCAAAACCTGACAGAGCGGCCCAATGACCAAATAAGATGGTTTTATCCAATTTTATTCTCTGTTTTAACTTGAACCAAGGAACCAGTTTTTTAGAGGTGACGTCTTGAGGTGGGAGCTTACATAGCATATCTAGGCGACCATCTGTAAAGCAAAAACGCATGCGAGTAAAGGCGTTGATAATGTACCTGTAGCGCTCGATTCCTTGCAGATCATCATCCCAATAATCTGGTGAGTTGGCATACATTTCTTCTATGAGCCATCTCCAGTTATCCCCTTGCAGCTCAGCTTCTACTTCTTTAGATGCTGCACAGGCTTGTTTTCTATCCCATTGAGGAGAGATACCCGCATGGCAAACGACAAACTCGTCATGTTCAGCAATCAACGGTTGATGCCGTAGCCAATCTAGAAGTTCATCTCTATCTGGTGCCGAGAATATGGGCAGTGTTCGGTCTTTTTTCTTTTGTGGGTGAATCCCCAATGAAACGGCAAGTAAATGTAGATCGTGATTACCTAAAACCGTTATCGCCGCAGAACCAAGAGACTTAACGAATCGCAATGTCTCAAGGGATTTAGGACCTCGGGCAACTAAATCACCAGCAAACCAAATAGTGTCGTGTTTCGGATCGAAATTGGCTTTGTTTAACAGTAGTTGTAACTCATCAAAGCAGCCTTGAATATCACCAACAATGTAGTTCGCCACGTAATTACACTCTTTAATTTAAAATATTTGGAATAGCTAAGCTAAACGGATCGACCTCTACGATGAATTCAGTACCGTCAGCATCATTCATTATGTATTGACCTTGCATTACACCAACAGGCGTCTCTATTGCCGTTGCACTTGTGTAGGTGTAATCGTCATTACTTTTTATATAAGGTTGCTTTCCAACAACGCCATCGCCTTCTACTGTCATCTGTTTTCCATCTGCATCCGTAATTAACCAGCGTCTTCCAATGAGTTGAACTGTCTGGTTACTTAGGTTTTTGATGGAGATGATGTAGGCAAACACGTACCGTTTGTGTTCTGGTTGAGATTGCTCTGCTACGTACTTCGCGTGTACTTGGCATTTGATACAAGGTTGAATAACGTCCATGTTCACCTCAATAGTTCAATTGTCGATAATAGCGTTGTGGGTTTTTGTTTTTATTCTAGCTGTGATGTTTCTCTAACCAGTTTGCCATGTCGACAAATTGCTCAAGGGTTAAATTCTCAGGGCGCATACCTGGATTGACTCCTAGAGCTTCTAATGTTTCAGTATCTAACAAGTGCTTGTAGCAGTTTCTAACTGTTTTGCGTCTTTGGTTGAACCCATCTCTGCATACTCTATCTAACCACTTTAAGTCAGTTGCCGGATAAGGAATTTCTTCATAAGGAACCAAACGAACGACGGCTGAATCTACTTTTGGTGGTGGGATAAAGGCGGTTGGTGGCACCTCTAACACAGGCACAACTTTGCAGTAATATTGAGCCATTACGGTCAATCGACCATATGTTTTACTACCAGGGCCTGCGGCTAATCGATTGACGACTTCTTTTTGTAACATGAAGTGCATGTCTTGGATATCTTTATGAAATTTAAAGAGATGAAACATTAATGGTGTAGAGATGTTATAAGGCAAATTACCAAATATACGTAACTTATTGTTCGGTTTAATCAACTGAGTAAAGTCAAATTTCATCGCATCACCTTCATAAATCGTCAGTTTTGACGAAAGATCGGGGTGATTACGTAAACGTTCAGCTAAATCTCTATCAAGCTCAATAACGGTAAATTTATCGATCTCTTTCCCAACGGGTTCTGTAATTGCACCAAGTCCTGGCCCAATTTCAACAAGGTTTTGCCCGGGTAAAGGGTTGATAGCAGAAACAATACCATCAATAATATAGGGGTCATTCAGGAAGTTTTGACCAAAACGTTTCCGCGCTTTGTGTCCCAAGTGGACATCATTTCTCATTATTATCTCTCAATTAAAGGACCCTTATTAACAAAAGGTTTTTTTTCAACTAATTCTATCGCGTGTTTAAGAGCGGTTTGGAAACTTCCTGTGTCCGCTTGCCCTGTTCCTGCTAGATCAAGTGCTGTACCGTGATCGACAGATGTTCTTATATAGGGTAGACCAAGAGTAATGTTTACTGATCGTCCAAAGCCTTTATATTTCAACACAGGCAGAACTTGATCATGGTACATACCAAGCACGGTATCTGCGTCTGCTAAATATTTTTCATTAAAAATGGTATCTGCCGGTAACGGCCCAATCAAATCAAAATCACACTCTGCCCTAAGCTTGTCAAGGGTTGGGGTGATCGTTTTGATCTCTTCATCCCCTAAACAGCCATCTTCTCCTGCATGAGGATTGAGTCCACATACATAGATTTTAGGGGATTTGATGGCAAATTTATTGACCAAGTCGTCATGAAGGATGCGGATTATACTCTCTAGCCGCTCTGCTGTAACGGCTTTTGATATATAA
This portion of the Vibrio sp. VB16 genome encodes:
- a CDS encoding symmetrical bis(5'-nucleosyl)-tetraphosphatase, whose amino-acid sequence is MANYIVGDIQGCFDELQLLLNKANFDPKHDTIWFAGDLVARGPKSLETLRFVKSLGSAAITVLGNHDLHLLAVSLGIHPQKKKDRTLPIFSAPDRDELLDWLRHQPLIAEHDEFVVCHAGISPQWDRKQACAASKEVEAELQGDNWRWLIEEMYANSPDYWDDDLQGIERYRYIINAFTRMRFCFTDGRLDMLCKLPPQDVTSKKLVPWFKLKQRIKLDKTILFGHWAALSGFENKHAIGLDTGCVWGGTLTMLRWEDKTFFSQDSLS
- the rsmA gene encoding 16S rRNA (adenine(1518)-N(6)/adenine(1519)-N(6))-dimethyltransferase RsmA translates to MRNDVHLGHKARKRFGQNFLNDPYIIDGIVSAINPLPGQNLVEIGPGLGAITEPVGKEIDKFTVIELDRDLAERLRNHPDLSSKLTIYEGDAMKFDFTQLIKPNNKLRIFGNLPYNISTPLMFHLFKFHKDIQDMHFMLQKEVVNRLAAGPGSKTYGRLTVMAQYYCKVVPVLEVPPTAFIPPPKVDSAVVRLVPYEEIPYPATDLKWLDRVCRDGFNQRRKTVRNCYKHLLDTETLEALGVNPGMRPENLTLEQFVDMANWLEKHHS
- the pdxA gene encoding 4-hydroxythreonine-4-phosphate dehydrogenase PdxA, whose translation is MSTRRIIVTAGEPAGIGPDLVLALSQSDWAHQIVVCADKTLLAQRAAELGINVTLVDYDVAIAATPQQAGSLLVDHISQAEPSVAGQLNEKNGHYVLATLERANNGCMSGEFDAVVTGPVHKGAINRAGVAFSGHTEFFAEKSNTPLVVMMLATEGLRVALVTTHLPLAYISKAVTAERLESIIRILHDDLVNKFAIKSPKIYVCGLNPHAGEDGCLGDEEIKTITPTLDKLRAECDFDLIGPLPADTIFNEKYLADADTVLGMYHDQVLPVLKYKGFGRSVNITLGLPYIRTSVDHGTALDLAGTGQADTGSFQTALKHAIELVEKKPFVNKGPLIER
- a CDS encoding threonine/serine exporter family protein, with amino-acid sequence MEIVIGLLNDMFFASIPAVGFALVFNVPQKALKYCAVGGAIGHGSRYLMLQYGVPIEWATFFAATIVGMIGVYWSRKFLAHPKVFTVAALIPMVPGVFAFKAMIALVEINHLGYTPELVSVLMENFLKAMFIIAGLAIGLAMPGLLFYRRRSVI
- a CDS encoding threonine/serine ThrE exporter family protein, whose product is MEDKQRAISRLVAQAGQMLLAHGAESTLVADIMRRMGLASDADEVEVSLSANSIVVTTFIHDRCMTTTRRAPDRGINMRVVTQIQRICIMMEKGLLDYSLAQDRLNKISPARYNRWLVVLMIGLSCASFSHLAGGDWSIVSITFLASAIGMIVRQEIGHRHFNPLINFAVTAFVTTLISAQAMVYGIGNHPFIAMASSVLMLVPGFPLINSVADMVKGYINIGIARFVMGSLLTLATCLGIVGAMTLVGVWGWVG
- the folA gene encoding type 3 dihydrofolate reductase translates to MKISMIAAMAKNRVIGKENQMPWHLPADFAWFKRCTMGKPIIMGRKTYDSIGRPLPGRQNIVISRDVSRVIEGVDCVTSLEQAVELVTEHDEVMIIGGGSIYQACLEKADCLYLTYIELNVEGDTKFPDWGDEWKETYSESFLADEKNAHDMRFVVLEKCASLDT
- the apaG gene encoding Co2+/Mg2+ efflux protein ApaG yields the protein MDVIQPCIKCQVHAKYVAEQSQPEHKRYVFAYIISIKNLSNQTVQLIGRRWLITDADGKQMTVEGDGVVGKQPYIKSNDDYTYTSATAIETPVGVMQGQYIMNDADGTEFIVEVDPFSLAIPNILN